In a single window of the Canis lupus familiaris isolate Mischka breed German Shepherd chromosome 2, alternate assembly UU_Cfam_GSD_1.0, whole genome shotgun sequence genome:
- the PADI6 gene encoding protein-arginine deiminase type-6 (The RefSeq protein has 1 substitution compared to this genomic sequence), producing MSFQSIIHLSLDSPVRALCVLGMEICLDVNGCTPERCEAFTISSSPGVSVDLHGTLPGTGQEGTAVTRWPLSNPTDVLVKMTCPSSASDGDQVLVSYYLPDEDAPVATAVLRLTGIVVSLDVDIYRSGQVEIASDKQAKKNWVWGPSGWGAILLVNCSPADKGQIIDQKTTKVFFPEEIKSLSQMTLNVQGPGATLKKYRLVLHTSEEEARKARVYRPQRDSSSTFEVLLGPGQCTYTFAPLENNLKETFYVEAIEFPSADFSGLISYSVSLVEEPQDPSIPETLVYKDTVVFRVAPCVFIPSTQMPLEVYLCRELQVQGFVNTVMELSEKSNSQVASVYEDPNRLGRWLQDEMAFCYTQAPHKTLSLVLDTPRVLTLEDFPMKYSLNPGVGYVIQCTKDHRVASMDSIGNLMVSPPVKVEGKEYPLGRILIGSCFYPSKEGRDMSKALRDFLYAQRVQAPVELFSDWLMVGHMDEFMCFIPTQDKSEGEKGFRLLLASPSSCYRLFEEKQKEGYGDMALFEEVREDQLLSNGRQANTINQLLADKNMRKQNDYVEKCINLNRDILKKELGLVERDIIDIPQLFCLEQLTNVPSSEQTGKFFARPYFPDLLQMIVMGKNLGIPKPFGPQIKGTCCLEEKICQLLEPLGFKCTFIDDFDCYLTEIGDFCACANIRRVPFAFKWWRMVPEPQA from the exons ATGTCTTTCCAGAGCATCATCCACCTGTCCCTGGACAGCCCTGTCCGTGCCCTgtgtgtgctgggcatggaaaTCTGCTTGGATGTCAATGG GTGCACCCCGGAGAGGTGTGAGGCGTTTACCATCAGCAGCTCCCCAGGGGTCTCGGTTGACCTCCACGGCACGCTCCCGGGGACGGGCCAGGAGGGGACGGCCGTGACCCGGTGGCCTCTGTCGAATCCCACGGATGTGCTGGTGAAGATGACCTGCCCCAGCTCCGCCAGTGACGGAGACCAG GTTCTGGTCTCCTACTATCTGCCCGATGAGGACGCCCCCGTGGCCACGGCCGTGCTCCGCCTCACCGGGATTG TGGTCTCCCTGGACGTGGACATCTACCGCAGTGGGCAGGTGGAGATAGCGAGTGACAAGCAGGCCAAG AAAAACTGGGTCTGGGGTCCTAGCGGTTGGGGTGCCATCCTGCTTGTGAACTGCAGCCCTGCCGACAAGGGCCAGATCATAGACCAGAAGACCACCAAGGTGTTCTTTCCAGAGG AAATAAAGAGCCTGTCCCAGATGACCCTGAACGTTCAAGGGCCCGGCGCCACTTTAAAGAAATACCGGCTGGTTCTCCACACCTCCGAGGAAGAGGCGAGGAAGGCCCGAGTCTATCGGCCCCAAA GAGACAGCTCGAGCACCTTTGAGGTGCTGCTGGGGCCCGGCCAGTGCACCTACACGTTCGCCCCGCTGGAGAACAACCTGAAGGAAACCTTCTACGTGGAAGCCATCGAGTTCCCGTCTGCCGACTTCTCGGGCCTGATCTCCTACTCCGTCTCCCTGGTGGAAGAACCTCAGGACCCG TCCATTCCAGAGACCCTGGTGTACAAAGACACGGTAGTGTTTCGGGTGGCCCCCTGCGTCTTTATTCCCAGCACCCAGATGCCTCTGGAGGTCTATCTGTGCAG AGAGCTGCAGGTCCAGGGTTTTGTGAACACGGTGATGGAGCTGAGCGAGAAGAGTAACAGCCAGGTGGCATCTGTCTATGAGGACCCCAACCGCCTGGGCAGGTGGCTCCAG GACGAGATGGCCTTCTGttacacccaggcgccccacaagaCGCTCTCCTTGGTCCTGGACACCCCTCGGGTCCTCACGCTGGAAGACTTCCCCATGAAATACTCACTG AGCCCCGGGGTTGGCTACGTGATCCAGTGCACCAAGGACCACAGGGTGGCCAGCATGGATTCCATTGGGAACCTGATGGTGTCCCCACCTGTCAAGGTGGAAGGGAAAGAGTACCCCCTAGGCAGGATCCTCATTGGCAGCTGCTTTTACCCCAG CAAGGAGGGCCGAGACATGAGCAAGGCCCTCCGGGACTTCCTCTACGCCCAGCGAGTCCAGGCCCCGGTGGAGCTCTTCTCGGACTGGCTGATGGTGGGCCACATGGATGAGTTCATGTGCTTCATCCCCACACAGGACAAGAGTGAGGGTGAAAAG GGCTTCCGGCTGCTACTGgccagccccagctcctgctaCAGACTGTTCgaggagaaacagaaggagggCTACGGGGACATGGCTCTGTTTGAAGAGGTCCGGGAGGACCAGCTCCTTTCTAACG GGCGGCAGGCCAACACCATCAATCAGCTTCTGGCTGACAAAAACATGAGAAAGCAGAATGACTACGTAGAG AAGTGCATCAACCTGAACCGCGACATCCTGAAGAAGGAGCTGGGCCTGGTTGAGAGGGACATCATCGACATCCCGCAGCTCTTCTGCCTGGAGCAGCTGACCAACGTGCCCTCCAGCGAGCAGACCGGCAAGTTCTTCGCGAGGCCCTACTTCCCTGACCTG CTGCAGATGATTGTGATGGGCAAGAATCTGGGCATCCCCAAGCCTTTTGGGCCCCAGATCAAGGGTACCTGCTGCCTGGAAGAAAAAATCTGCCAGTTGCTCGAGCCCCTGGGCTTCAAGTGCACCTTCATCGATGACTTCGACTGCTACCTGACCGAAATCGGGGATTTCTGTGCCTGTGCCAACATCCGCCGGGTGCCCTTTGCCTTCAAATGGTGGAGGATGGTGCCCGAGCCCCAGGCCTAG